A stretch of the Anaeromyxobacter sp. genome encodes the following:
- a CDS encoding adenosylhomocysteinase has protein sequence MAAKKKPASKLEFNVKDLSLAAWGRKEIELAEKEMPGLMAIRREYGKRQPLKGQRITGSLHMTIQTAVLIETLVDLGADVRWASCNIFSTQDHAAAAIAVGRKGTEAAPAGVPVFAWKGETLEEYWLCTERALDFGAGKGPTQIVDDGGDATLLIHKGVEFEAAGKVPGPETADSEEYAVILQLLAATLKQDKKRWTRVAAACAGVTEETTTGVHRLYDMQKKGQLLFPAINVNDSVTKSKFDNLYGCRHSLVDGLNRATDVMLAGKLCVVLGYGDVGKGCAQALRGQGARVVVTEIDPINALQASMEGYQVVRLEDVVKTADVFVTATGNLDVITTEHMSKMKDCAIVGNIGHFDNEIDMAGLKKVPGLTRVNIKPQYDAFVFPDGHRVLILAEGRLLNLGCATGHPSFVMSNSFTNQTLAQIELAVNRKKYGKEVYTLPKHLDEKVAALHLEQIGARLTKLTPKQAEYLGISPKGPFKPDHYRY, from the coding sequence ATGGCCGCCAAGAAGAAGCCCGCCTCGAAGCTCGAGTTCAACGTGAAGGACCTCTCCCTGGCCGCCTGGGGCCGCAAGGAGATCGAGCTGGCCGAGAAGGAGATGCCGGGCCTGATGGCCATCCGCCGGGAGTACGGCAAGCGCCAGCCGCTCAAGGGGCAGCGCATCACCGGCTCGCTGCACATGACCATCCAGACCGCGGTCCTCATCGAGACCCTGGTGGACCTCGGCGCCGACGTGCGCTGGGCCTCCTGCAACATCTTCTCGACCCAGGACCACGCCGCCGCCGCCATCGCGGTGGGCCGGAAGGGCACCGAGGCCGCCCCGGCCGGCGTGCCGGTCTTCGCCTGGAAGGGCGAGACCCTCGAGGAGTACTGGCTCTGCACCGAGCGGGCCCTCGACTTCGGCGCCGGCAAGGGCCCGACCCAGATCGTGGACGACGGCGGCGACGCCACCCTGCTCATCCACAAGGGCGTGGAGTTCGAGGCGGCCGGCAAGGTGCCGGGCCCCGAGACGGCCGACTCCGAGGAGTACGCCGTCATCCTGCAGCTGCTGGCGGCCACGCTGAAGCAGGACAAGAAGCGCTGGACCCGGGTGGCGGCCGCCTGCGCCGGGGTCACCGAGGAGACCACCACCGGGGTGCACCGCCTCTACGACATGCAGAAGAAGGGGCAGCTCCTCTTCCCGGCCATCAACGTCAACGACTCGGTCACCAAGTCCAAGTTCGACAACCTCTACGGCTGCCGCCACTCGCTGGTGGACGGGCTCAACCGCGCCACCGACGTGATGCTGGCCGGCAAGCTCTGCGTGGTGCTGGGCTACGGCGACGTGGGCAAGGGCTGCGCCCAGGCGCTGCGCGGGCAGGGCGCCCGCGTGGTGGTCACCGAGATCGACCCCATCAACGCGCTGCAGGCGTCGATGGAGGGCTACCAGGTGGTCCGGCTCGAGGACGTGGTGAAGACGGCCGACGTCTTCGTCACCGCCACCGGCAACCTCGACGTCATCACCACCGAGCACATGTCGAAGATGAAGGACTGCGCCATCGTCGGGAACATCGGCCACTTCGACAACGAGATCGACATGGCCGGCCTGAAGAAGGTGCCGGGGCTGACGCGCGTCAACATCAAGCCGCAGTACGACGCCTTCGTCTTCCCCGACGGCCACCGGGTGCTGATCCTGGCCGAGGGGCGCCTCCTCAACCTGGGCTGCGCCACCGGCCACCCGTCCTTCGTGATGTCCAACTCCTTCACCAACCAGACGCTGGCCCAGATCGAGCTGGCGGTGAACCGGAAGAAGTACGGCAAGGAGGTCTACACCCTGCCGAAGCACCTGGACGAGAAGGTGGCGGCGCTGCACCTCGAGCAGATCGGGGCGCGCCTCACCAAGCTGACCCCCAAGCAGGCCGAGTACCTCGGCATCTCGCCCAAGGGGCCGTTCAAGCCGGACCACTACCGGTATTAG